A single window of Flavobacterium aestivum DNA harbors:
- a CDS encoding SCO family protein, whose translation MLSILKKYRIYIGIVLIFSVTTLYLFYSALKPNKTLPIFNPADVNPELVDTTIQYVSKYHTIADFSFVNQNGKTITQKDYEGKIYVADFFFTTCGSICPKMTTNLVDVQKAIQNNPKVMLLSHTVFPETDSVPVLKAYAIKHGVIDAKWNLVTGDKKEIYKMARKSYLAVKLGKPEELYDMVHTENFVLVDQKRRVRGFYDGTKKEDIQRLIEDINWLSNNEKNE comes from the coding sequence ATGTTATCTATTTTAAAAAAATACCGAATATATATTGGTATTGTTTTGATTTTTTCTGTTACAACTCTTTACTTATTTTATTCGGCTTTAAAACCCAATAAAACATTGCCGATTTTCAATCCGGCCGATGTAAATCCAGAGTTGGTAGACACTACCATACAATACGTTAGTAAGTACCATACCATTGCTGATTTCTCTTTTGTAAACCAAAACGGAAAAACCATTACCCAAAAAGATTATGAAGGCAAAATATATGTTGCCGACTTTTTCTTTACCACTTGTGGCTCTATTTGTCCTAAAATGACAACTAACTTGGTCGATGTACAAAAAGCGATACAAAATAACCCAAAAGTAATGTTGCTCTCTCACACCGTTTTCCCAGAAACCGATAGTGTACCTGTACTAAAAGCTTATGCGATAAAGCACGGTGTGATTGATGCAAAATGGAATCTTGTTACCGGCGATAAAAAAGAAATTTACAAAATGGCCAGAAAATCCTACTTGGCTGTAAAGCTTGGAAAACCAGAAGAGTTGTATGATATGGTACATACCGAGAATTTTGTTTTGGTAGACCAAAAAAGACGTGTGCGAGGTTTTTATGACGGAACTAAGAAAGAAGACATTCAGCGATTAATAGAAGATATTAATTGGCTTTCCAATAATGAAAAAAATGAGTAA
- a CDS encoding DUF1569 domain-containing protein, with protein MKKNLLNHSSANYIIARIDRLENESKALWGEMNPTEMLAHCNSCNKQIFEESRSQSSTNIKQYFLRILALYLAPNFSKRRISEERHDTKGKIDPLEFETQKELFKVLINKFPQNKETLTVTHPAFGNISTNEWGIAAYKHMDHHLRQFGV; from the coding sequence ATGAAAAAAAATCTATTAAATCATTCATCGGCTAATTACATAATTGCAAGAATTGATAGGCTTGAAAATGAAAGTAAAGCACTTTGGGGAGAAATGAATCCAACTGAAATGTTAGCTCACTGTAATTCTTGTAACAAGCAAATCTTTGAAGAAAGCAGATCACAAAGTAGTACAAATATCAAACAATATTTTTTAAGAATATTAGCATTGTATTTAGCTCCAAATTTTAGTAAAAGGAGAATAAGTGAGGAAAGACATGATACAAAAGGTAAAATTGACCCATTAGAATTTGAAACTCAAAAAGAACTTTTTAAAGTACTCATCAATAAATTCCCTCAGAACAAAGAAACATTAACAGTAACACACCCTGCTTTTGGAAATATCTCAACAAACGAATGGGGAATTGCTGCATATAAACACATGGATCATCACTTAAGGCAATTTGGTGTATAA
- a CDS encoding FeoA family protein, giving the protein MQTTIHSLKKGQKAIILDFDIDVIPLKLLEMGCLPGNEVELLQIAPFGDPLYLDINGSHLAIRIETARQIEVELIKK; this is encoded by the coding sequence TTGCAAACAACGATACATTCCCTCAAAAAAGGACAAAAAGCCATCATACTGGATTTTGATATCGACGTTATCCCATTAAAATTACTAGAAATGGGTTGTTTGCCTGGTAATGAAGTCGAATTACTCCAAATCGCTCCTTTTGGAGATCCACTATATTTGGACATTAATGGTTCTCATCTTGCTATACGTATCGAAACAGCTAGACAAATTGAAGTTGAACTCATTAAAAAATAA
- a CDS encoding VOC family protein: METKMIWANLASTDLLKTAQFYTDLGFKQNCQMTDELVSVIFADNNFVINFFSTKRFETALKGKSINTKIENEIIFSLSADSKEDVDLWFEKVKKAGGKIFSNPEKFEQGYTFGFADPDGHKFNFLYWPGM; encoded by the coding sequence ATGGAAACTAAAATGATATGGGCAAACTTAGCTTCAACTGATTTACTAAAGACAGCTCAATTTTATACTGATTTAGGTTTTAAACAAAATTGTCAAATGACTGACGAATTGGTAAGTGTCATTTTTGCAGACAATAATTTTGTGATTAACTTTTTTTCAACCAAAAGGTTTGAAACTGCTTTGAAGGGTAAATCCATTAACACTAAAATCGAAAATGAAATTATCTTTTCTTTATCTGCTGACAGCAAAGAAGATGTAGATCTTTGGTTTGAAAAAGTTAAAAAAGCAGGTGGCAAAATTTTTTCAAATCCTGAAAAATTTGAGCAGGGCTATACTTTTGGTTTTGCGGATCCAGATGGTCATAAATTCAATTTTCTATATTGGCCAGGAATGTAA
- a CDS encoding SDR family NAD(P)-dependent oxidoreductase, whose amino-acid sequence MTQISILGCGWLGMPLAKALLTNGFSVKGSTTSEGKLSGLTTLGIDPFLVALDSKRITGAIKDFLDGSETLVIDIPPQLRGNNNDSLTTNEKVFVEKIKTLIPYIEKSTVTNVLFVSSTSVYGEANTTITEETLANPDTESGKQLLEAEALLQGNPNFKTTILRFGGLIGEDRNPIHFLAGKENLNNPEAPINFIHQEDCIGIILKIIATHSWNEIYNGVCPFHPTRETYYTQKAIELALSLPRFDYSKPSIEKLILSDKVENTLGYTFIKTDL is encoded by the coding sequence ATGACACAAATAAGCATATTAGGTTGTGGATGGTTGGGCATGCCTTTGGCAAAAGCCTTACTAACAAATGGGTTTTCTGTAAAAGGTTCAACCACATCCGAAGGTAAACTTTCTGGATTAACAACATTAGGTATTGATCCTTTTTTGGTTGCGCTTGACAGCAAAAGAATAACTGGTGCCATCAAAGATTTCCTTGACGGAAGTGAAACTTTGGTTATCGATATTCCGCCACAATTAAGAGGGAATAACAATGATTCTTTGACTACGAATGAAAAAGTATTTGTAGAAAAAATAAAGACTTTGATTCCGTATATTGAAAAATCAACGGTTACGAATGTTCTATTTGTGAGTTCAACTTCGGTCTATGGGGAAGCAAATACTACAATAACCGAAGAAACCCTTGCAAATCCCGATACCGAAAGCGGCAAACAATTACTGGAAGCTGAAGCGCTTTTGCAAGGAAATCCAAACTTCAAAACCACGATTCTCCGTTTTGGTGGACTCATTGGCGAAGACCGAAATCCAATACATTTTCTGGCAGGAAAAGAAAACTTGAATAATCCCGAAGCTCCTATTAACTTTATTCATCAAGAAGATTGCATTGGGATAATCTTAAAAATAATAGCAACACATTCTTGGAATGAAATCTATAATGGTGTATGTCCTTTTCATCCTACAAGAGAAACTTATTATACACAAAAAGCAATTGAATTAGCCTTATCTTTGCCTCGATTTGATTACTCAAAACCTTCTATTGAAAAACTTATTTTGAGTGACAAAGTAGAAAATACTTTAGGCTATACCTTCATTAAAACCGATTTATAA
- a CDS encoding M20/M25/M40 family metallo-hydrolase, protein MKKNFSSIIIAVSIFLVLGFLFVTMMPSWSADENKKITEFSTSRALDHIKAIAKQPHYVGTKNHEVVANYILKELQKLGLQTATQEGFTLSDWGNLVKSKNIMCRIKGTEDGKALLLLSHYDSAPHSFSHGASDDASGVATILEGVRAFLNAKTKHKNDIIILFTDAEELGLNGAALFVTQHQWAKEVGLVLNFEARGSSGPSYMLMETNKGNAGMVQEFAKAGATYPVSNSLMYSIYKMLPNDTDLTVFREQGDIQGFNFAFIDSHFNYHTAQDDVAHLDRSTLKHQGSYLMPLLNYFSNADLNATASTTDDVYFTIPFTFISYPFAWVMPMTLIAAGLLIILVFLGKAKRMLKAKDIIKGFFPFLGALIVTGLITYYGWKGLLLLNPQYNDLLNGFTYNGHDYITAFVLLSLSISFFFYHVASKSKVTMNHYVVPLLFWIVLNGFLANSLQGAGFLIIPVYFGLLAFAVFIFSQRSNWILNLICGIPALLIIGPFIEMFPVGLGLKVLFGSAILTVLTFTLLLPVFGDFSKKGGWSLLLLLMTVVFLAKAQYNSGYELGKAKSNSLVYLYNADTNKANWVTYDTNLDSWTKSYLGENPKHAKIWNDLKLFSKYNSEFTYASEAPNKGIAKPTITFLQDSIVGFRRFLKIQITPNRKVNRYDIFANENMTFFNFKANGVSTLGQKGTELERNGSKLLSYYVVNNEPLVLQFTINKNTVFDMNVMESSFDLMTNPLFAMNQREGWMMPTPFVLNDAVVIRQKIKPTPKAVVPIATPELLQPAPTDSLKVVKDSLRVK, encoded by the coding sequence ATGAAAAAAAATTTCTCGTCTATTATAATTGCTGTTTCTATCTTCTTGGTTTTAGGATTTCTATTTGTAACAATGATGCCTTCATGGTCTGCAGATGAAAACAAAAAAATTACTGAGTTCTCAACCTCAAGGGCTCTGGATCATATAAAAGCGATTGCCAAACAACCGCATTATGTAGGTACCAAAAACCACGAAGTTGTGGCCAATTATATCCTTAAAGAACTTCAAAAACTGGGGCTTCAAACTGCTACTCAAGAAGGTTTTACATTGAGCGATTGGGGAAATCTTGTAAAGTCAAAAAACATAATGTGCCGTATAAAAGGTACAGAAGATGGTAAAGCATTGCTCCTACTCTCCCATTATGACAGTGCACCGCACTCCTTTTCGCACGGAGCCAGTGATGATGCCTCAGGTGTGGCTACAATACTGGAAGGTGTTCGTGCTTTCTTGAATGCCAAAACCAAACATAAAAACGACATCATTATTCTGTTTACCGATGCTGAAGAATTAGGCTTAAATGGTGCTGCTCTTTTTGTTACCCAACACCAATGGGCAAAAGAAGTGGGGCTTGTTCTAAACTTTGAAGCCCGTGGCTCATCAGGTCCAAGTTATATGTTAATGGAAACCAACAAAGGTAATGCTGGTATGGTTCAAGAATTTGCCAAAGCGGGCGCTACATATCCAGTTTCGAATTCCTTGATGTATAGTATTTACAAAATGTTACCAAATGACACTGATTTAACGGTTTTTAGAGAACAAGGCGATATTCAAGGATTTAATTTTGCTTTTATCGACAGCCATTTTAATTACCATACTGCTCAGGATGATGTGGCGCATTTAGACAGAAGTACGCTGAAACATCAGGGTTCATACTTGATGCCTTTACTGAATTATTTTTCGAATGCTGATTTGAATGCTACGGCTTCAACAACAGATGATGTTTACTTCACAATTCCGTTTACGTTTATCAGCTATCCTTTTGCCTGGGTAATGCCAATGACATTGATAGCTGCAGGTTTGCTTATCATTTTGGTGTTTTTGGGTAAAGCCAAACGTATGTTGAAAGCTAAAGATATCATAAAAGGCTTTTTTCCTTTTTTGGGCGCTTTAATAGTTACCGGATTGATTACCTATTATGGCTGGAAAGGATTGCTTTTATTGAATCCTCAATACAATGATTTACTCAACGGTTTTACATACAACGGACACGATTATATTACAGCTTTTGTATTACTCAGTCTTTCGATATCCTTTTTCTTTTATCACGTTGCCTCAAAGTCAAAAGTGACTATGAATCATTATGTGGTTCCGCTATTGTTTTGGATTGTATTGAATGGATTTCTTGCCAACAGTTTACAAGGTGCAGGATTCTTGATTATTCCTGTTTATTTTGGATTATTGGCTTTTGCCGTATTTATCTTTAGCCAAAGATCTAATTGGATTTTAAATCTAATTTGTGGTATTCCCGCTTTATTGATTATTGGTCCGTTTATCGAAATGTTTCCGGTAGGTTTAGGTTTGAAAGTATTGTTTGGTAGCGCTATTTTGACCGTTTTGACATTTACCCTACTGTTGCCAGTTTTTGGGGATTTCTCCAAAAAAGGAGGCTGGTCTTTATTGCTATTATTAATGACTGTAGTCTTTTTGGCAAAAGCCCAGTACAATTCGGGTTATGAATTGGGCAAAGCCAAATCAAACAGTTTAGTGTATCTCTATAATGCAGACACAAACAAAGCCAATTGGGTCACTTATGACACCAATCTTGATTCATGGACAAAAAGCTATTTGGGTGAAAACCCAAAACATGCAAAAATATGGAATGATCTAAAATTATTTAGCAAATACAATTCGGAGTTTACATATGCCTCCGAAGCACCAAATAAAGGAATTGCCAAGCCAACTATTACGTTTTTACAAGATAGTATTGTGGGTTTCAGAAGATTTTTAAAGATTCAAATTACCCCAAACCGAAAGGTTAATCGCTATGATATTTTTGCCAATGAAAACATGACGTTTTTTAATTTCAAGGCAAATGGTGTTTCTACTTTAGGCCAAAAAGGAACTGAATTAGAAAGAAATGGCAGCAAACTATTGAGCTATTATGTAGTCAACAACGAACCACTGGTATTGCAATTCACCATAAACAAAAATACAGTTTTTGATATGAATGTCATGGAAAGTTCTTTTGATTTAATGACCAATCCATTATTCGCCATGAACCAAAGAGAAGGTTGGATGATGCCTACACCTTTTGTCTTGAATGATGCAGTAGTAATTAGACAAAAAATAAAACCTACTCCAAAAGCAGTTGTACCTATTGCTACTCCAGAATTGTTACAACCTGCACCTACTGATAGTTTAAAGGTGGTTAAGGATAGTTTACGGGTAAAATAA
- a CDS encoding DMT family transporter gives MRTKIKTLFKSKVNSIGLPILALCWVSFFWGTTWLASKEGVKHMPALQLAAIRQFIAGSLYVCFFIFKKTPWPKGRQWKTIFILSLLNFVCSNGLSTWGVKYISSGLGAIIGAMVPLWIVFISIFKGEKITRLAVLGILICFGGVCVIFYEHLLDFLQPDFQFGIVLSIAATITWAFGTLYTKKKAASFNPYFSLGLQMFISSIFLFTFVGATGATIPVSEIPANSWWSIAYLVLFGSVLTFIAFIYALQKLPTELSSVYAYVNPIVAVILGSFIFGEPLTTAIIFGGSVTLIGLYLINYAMRKKKNTIEPITEIN, from the coding sequence TTGAGAACAAAAATAAAAACCCTTTTCAAATCCAAAGTTAATTCCATTGGATTACCTATTTTGGCCCTATGTTGGGTGAGCTTTTTCTGGGGAACCACTTGGCTTGCTTCCAAGGAAGGAGTCAAACACATGCCTGCGCTTCAACTGGCGGCTATTAGACAATTTATTGCGGGTTCTCTTTATGTGTGTTTTTTTATATTTAAGAAAACCCCTTGGCCTAAAGGAAGACAATGGAAAACCATTTTTATCCTAAGTTTACTCAATTTTGTTTGTAGCAACGGGCTTAGCACTTGGGGAGTGAAATATATCAGTAGCGGATTAGGCGCCATCATTGGTGCAATGGTTCCTTTGTGGATCGTGTTTATCAGTATTTTTAAGGGTGAAAAAATTACACGATTGGCCGTTTTAGGAATCTTGATCTGTTTTGGAGGTGTTTGTGTTATCTTTTACGAACACCTACTCGATTTTTTACAACCCGACTTCCAATTTGGCATTGTACTCTCGATAGCAGCAACTATTACCTGGGCTTTTGGAACTTTATATACCAAGAAAAAAGCGGCTAGTTTTAATCCATACTTTAGTCTGGGTTTACAAATGTTTATTTCCAGTATTTTCCTTTTTACCTTTGTAGGTGCTACTGGCGCTACCATCCCTGTATCTGAAATACCGGCCAATTCTTGGTGGTCAATTGCCTATCTGGTACTCTTTGGTTCAGTATTGACCTTTATTGCTTTTATTTATGCTTTACAAAAACTCCCTACCGAATTGAGTAGTGTTTATGCCTATGTCAATCCGATAGTTGCGGTTATTTTGGGCTCTTTTATTTTTGGGGAACCATTGACCACAGCAATTATCTTTGGCGGAAGCGTTACCTTAATTGGATTATATCTAATTAATTATGCCATGCGAAAAAAGAAAAACACTATTGAACCTATAACTGAGATCAATTAA
- a CDS encoding M13 family metallopeptidase, producing MKNLLTKRLIFVIPAFIWVTEGQAQKVVKITEPGINVLYMDKNTKPKDDFFRFVNGTWLDKTEIPSDRTSWGSFNELIKKTDKDAMAILKEASANPIYKSNTDQGKAINLFKSIMDTVARNKQGISPLKPYLAKIDKVKNIQDLQKLLVEMEPVISAGFFGLQIGADEKNSNKNSINLVIARLGLPDKDYYSSVDKDPKEKREKYELHVARMLQFIGESPAEAKVNASKILALETALSNPRLDRVERRDSRLQYNPMTIADLQKMTPAIQWNAYFSELGFKKLDTIIVTEPRYMKALQTVFTENKVADWKEYMKWTVLNASAGELSTTIELANFDFYGKTLTGAIKQRPREDRALQTVNRSIGEALGKLYVEKMFPAEAKEKAEKMIQNVILAYHHRIDNLTWMSPETKIKAIEKLNKINVKIGYPDKWKDYSALQIKGPAEGGNCFENMRNLNRWNFQEDSAKLSKPVDKTEWGMSPQTVNAYYNPSYNEIVFPAAILQPPFYNYQADEAVNYGGIGAVIGHEISHGFDDAGARYNADGNLVNWWTAEDLKQFTALGGALADQYSAIEPLPGIHVDGKFTLGENIGDLGGVNAAYDGLQLFLKANGNPGLIDGYTPEQRFFVSWATVWRTKTRDEALKNQVKTDPHTPGMYRAYVPIQNIDAFYQAFDIKAGDGMYIVPEKRVKIW from the coding sequence ATGAAAAATTTATTAACTAAACGGCTTATTTTTGTAATTCCAGCTTTTATTTGGGTTACAGAAGGCCAAGCACAAAAAGTAGTAAAAATTACAGAACCAGGGATTAATGTTTTGTATATGGATAAAAATACAAAACCGAAGGATGATTTTTTCCGTTTTGTAAATGGGACATGGTTAGACAAAACTGAGATTCCAAGCGATCGAACTTCTTGGGGGAGTTTTAATGAGTTAATCAAAAAAACGGACAAAGATGCTATGGCAATTCTGAAAGAAGCATCAGCCAATCCAATTTATAAATCGAACACAGATCAAGGGAAAGCGATTAATCTTTTCAAATCGATTATGGATACCGTTGCTCGAAACAAACAAGGAATTTCTCCTTTGAAACCTTATTTGGCAAAAATTGATAAGGTTAAAAATATTCAGGATTTACAGAAGCTTTTAGTAGAGATGGAACCTGTAATTTCTGCAGGCTTTTTCGGGTTACAAATTGGAGCTGACGAGAAAAACAGTAATAAGAATTCTATAAATTTAGTAATTGCCAGACTAGGTTTACCAGACAAGGATTATTACTCTTCTGTTGATAAAGATCCTAAAGAAAAACGCGAAAAATATGAACTTCATGTAGCAAGAATGCTTCAGTTTATAGGAGAGAGTCCCGCAGAAGCTAAAGTAAATGCTTCAAAAATATTGGCACTTGAAACTGCATTGTCTAATCCAAGATTGGATAGAGTAGAACGTAGAGACAGTCGCTTGCAATACAATCCGATGACGATTGCTGATTTACAAAAAATGACACCGGCAATACAATGGAATGCTTATTTCTCTGAGTTAGGTTTTAAAAAATTAGACACCATTATTGTTACAGAACCTAGATACATGAAAGCTTTGCAAACTGTTTTTACCGAGAACAAAGTTGCAGATTGGAAAGAATACATGAAATGGACCGTTCTTAATGCATCGGCAGGAGAATTGTCTACAACTATAGAATTGGCCAATTTTGATTTTTATGGTAAGACATTAACCGGTGCTATTAAACAAAGACCTAGAGAAGATAGAGCTTTGCAAACTGTAAACAGATCAATTGGAGAGGCATTAGGTAAATTATATGTTGAAAAAATGTTTCCGGCTGAAGCTAAAGAAAAAGCGGAAAAAATGATTCAGAATGTAATTTTAGCTTACCATCATCGTATTGATAATTTGACTTGGATGTCGCCAGAAACAAAAATAAAAGCGATTGAAAAATTAAATAAAATCAATGTCAAAATAGGATATCCAGACAAATGGAAGGATTATTCTGCTTTACAAATTAAAGGTCCAGCGGAGGGAGGTAATTGTTTTGAGAACATGAGAAACTTGAACCGTTGGAATTTTCAAGAAGATTCAGCAAAACTTTCTAAACCAGTGGATAAAACAGAGTGGGGAATGTCTCCTCAAACTGTTAATGCTTATTATAATCCATCTTATAATGAGATTGTATTTCCAGCCGCTATTTTGCAACCGCCATTCTATAATTACCAAGCAGACGAAGCTGTAAATTATGGAGGAATTGGAGCAGTTATTGGTCATGAAATTTCTCATGGATTTGATGATGCTGGAGCACGTTATAATGCTGATGGTAATCTTGTGAATTGGTGGACTGCCGAAGATTTAAAACAATTTACAGCATTAGGAGGCGCTCTTGCAGATCAATACAGTGCTATAGAACCATTACCAGGAATTCATGTAGACGGTAAATTTACGCTTGGTGAAAATATTGGGGATTTAGGAGGTGTAAACGCCGCTTACGATGGTTTACAACTGTTCTTAAAAGCCAATGGTAATCCAGGATTAATCGATGGATATACACCAGAGCAACGTTTCTTTGTATCTTGGGCTACAGTTTGGAGAACAAAAACGCGTGATGAGGCTTTGAAAAACCAAGTAAAAACAGATCCGCATACTCCTGGAATGTACCGTGCTTATGTGCCAATTCAGAATATCGATGCTTTTTATCAAGCGTTTGATATAAAAGCGGGTGACGGAATGTATATTGTACCAGAGAAAAGAGTTAAGATTTGGTAA
- a CDS encoding carbon-nitrogen hydrolase family protein codes for MQAKIKKVELRNLAFEDYRQLKNSMVESYPEMADSYWRPSHIQRLLDVFPEGQLVVLADGKVVGSALSLIVDESLVDKKHNYLQIVGDYSFSTHNPQGEILYGIDVFIHPNYRGLRLGRRLYDARKELCEKLNLKAIVFAGRIPNYAQYSDKMPPKKYIEKVKDKELHDPVLSFQLSNDFHVLRIMKNYLAGDESSKEFAVLLEWNNVYYEDSPKLISKEKNIIRLGLIQWQMRSLTNLQALFDQSEFFIDAVSGYGSDFALFPELFPAPLMADYNHLTMAEAIRELAKYSESIRKRFQEFAISYNINIITGSMPYLENGDLYNIGFLCKRDGTSEMYTKIHVTPNEVQHWGMKGGSEIKTFDTDCGKIGIMICYDVEFPELSRIMSDEGMNILFVPFLTDTQNAYIRVKHCAQARAIENECYVAIAGCVGNLPKVNNMDIQYAQAAVFTPADFAFPSNGVKAEATPNTEMTLIVDIDLRLLKDLHEHGSVRILKDRRDDLYQIKKIEN; via the coding sequence ATGCAAGCCAAAATAAAGAAAGTAGAATTACGAAATTTAGCTTTTGAGGATTACAGACAACTCAAAAACTCTATGGTAGAATCGTATCCAGAAATGGCCGATTCCTATTGGCGTCCCAGTCATATCCAGAGATTATTGGATGTTTTTCCAGAAGGGCAGTTAGTGGTTTTGGCCGATGGAAAAGTGGTGGGCTCTGCCCTATCTCTGATCGTTGATGAAAGTCTGGTGGATAAAAAACATAATTATTTACAAATTGTTGGCGATTATTCTTTTTCGACACACAATCCTCAAGGTGAAATTTTGTACGGAATAGATGTTTTTATTCATCCCAATTATAGAGGACTGCGCTTAGGAAGGCGTTTATATGATGCCCGAAAAGAATTATGTGAAAAACTGAATCTAAAAGCAATTGTTTTTGCAGGAAGAATTCCTAATTACGCACAGTACTCAGATAAAATGCCCCCTAAAAAATACATCGAAAAAGTAAAAGACAAAGAACTGCACGATCCTGTACTTTCATTTCAGTTGAGCAATGATTTTCATGTTCTTCGGATCATGAAAAATTATTTAGCCGGCGATGAAAGCTCAAAAGAATTTGCAGTACTATTAGAATGGAATAATGTTTATTATGAGGATAGTCCAAAATTAATTAGCAAGGAAAAAAACATCATTCGGTTAGGGTTAATTCAGTGGCAAATGCGTTCTCTGACTAACCTTCAAGCATTATTTGATCAATCAGAATTTTTTATAGATGCCGTTTCGGGTTATGGAAGTGATTTTGCATTATTTCCAGAATTATTCCCTGCACCACTTATGGCCGATTACAATCATTTGACAATGGCCGAAGCCATTCGTGAATTGGCAAAATATTCCGAGTCCATTCGTAAGCGCTTTCAAGAATTTGCCATTTCATATAACATAAATATCATTACGGGAAGTATGCCGTATCTGGAAAATGGTGATTTATATAATATTGGTTTTCTTTGTAAAAGAGACGGAACTTCTGAAATGTATACCAAAATTCACGTCACCCCAAACGAGGTGCAACATTGGGGAATGAAAGGAGGTTCAGAAATTAAAACTTTCGACACTGATTGTGGTAAAATAGGCATTATGATTTGTTACGATGTCGAGTTCCCGGAACTCTCCAGAATAATGTCTGATGAAGGAATGAATATTTTATTTGTACCCTTCTTGACCGATACACAAAATGCATACATTCGAGTTAAACACTGTGCTCAGGCTAGAGCTATAGAAAATGAATGTTATGTTGCCATTGCTGGCTGTGTCGGAAACTTACCAAAGGTGAATAACATGGATATACAATATGCGCAAGCAGCTGTTTTTACACCTGCTGATTTTGCATTTCCTAGTAATGGCGTCAAAGCCGAAGCCACACCAAATACAGAAATGACATTGATTGTAGATATCGATTTGAGATTGCTAAAAGATTTGCATGAACACGGAAGCGTAAGAATCTTAAAAGACAGACGAGACGATTTGTATCAGATAAAAAAGATTGAAAATTAA